The Fibrobacter sp. UWR3 DNA window AAGGCTCGCGTTCAAACTCGCCACGCAGGCGGCGGATATTGCCGAGGTCGTCCTCGTAGGGGTCCTCGAAATCCTTCGGGAGCACAATCTGGTAGTAGTCGAACTGCTTGCCGCTCGCCGCATACGTGTCCTTCCACGCCTGCGGAGGTTCGGGGCGCAACGTCAAGAAGTCCTCGAAAGAATCAAGAATGTCGTGAAGGCGGGACTCCCAGCCTTCGCCCCTCTGGGCTTCAATCAACTGCATCAGGTTGCCCAGGCGCTCTTCGCCCGAGATGGAAGAAAGTTCCTCGCTCGGCACGCCGCTCATATCAAATTCGTTCATATTTTTCATTCCAAGTCAAACATTCATTCCTGGATCCTTCGACTTCGAGGCTTCGCCTCTCCGCTCAGGATGACACATTACCACTTTTCAACGGTCTTTATGGTCAGGCTCATCGCAATGTCCTTCTCGTAGTACGCGGGTTCGTTGATGAAGATGGGCCACACGCTCTCGCGCCCGTCAGCCTCGCCTTCGTACAAAATGTCCTTGCCGTCGAAGGTGCGGAAAAGTTTGTCGCCCTTCTTAAGTTCGCGATAGTCTGCCCCAAGCAAATCCGGGTGAATCATCGCCTCGATGGGTGCGCCCGCCCAAGCCTTCGGGTAACCGAGGTCACGCAACTGCGTATAGACCTCCACCTGGATGGGGGCACGCTTCTGCAGTTCCCCGCGGTTCCATTCATCCGCAAGTTCCAGGTAACGCTTTACCAGCTTTTCGGTCCGTTCGAACAGGCGGGCATCCAGCGTGCCGTGCTGCTGCGGGCCAATTTCAATACACACGTCCGCCTTCGCGACCGTGCCGAAGTAGGGCGACGCGGAGCGCTCCTCCGGCTGGTAGTAAATCCAGGCGTCATCGAATTCCTGCGTCAAGACGGCGGAGGCCTTCATCGTGAACGGGTCACGTGCCGAAAGAATCAGGCACAGCCCCATATTCGAGCCCGTGTTGTGCACGTCGAGCAACAGGTCGGTCTTCGTGTTTGCTCCCTTCGGGCCGTAAATGCGGTTGAGTTCGCGCGCACGGCGAAATTCATACTGCTGCGGTTCGAAAGACGCGTCTAGACAAGTTTGCGAAAAAGAACGGTTCAAATCAAAGTCGCGGTAACGCCGGTTGAGCCGCATGGCCTCCGGGTTCGCAAGCACCAGCGAAACCTCTGCGCTGGGGCAGCACGCACTGTAACATTCGGGGTGGTCCATCCACTTCTCGACAAGACGGACTCCCGTGCGTTCATTCCCGTGCGTTCCGCCAGAAACGACTATGGAATTAATCAAACTCATACTATTTATTATAGAAAAATTTATATTCCCTTTAAACAGGAGTCCTTATGAAAAAGCACCTCATCCCCTTTGTCGCCGCGATGGTTTCTCTTGCCGTCTTCGGTTGCAGCGAAACCAAGACACCTGCCACGGAAAACAAGGCGGCAGAAACCGTCGAGAAACCCGCCCCGGTTGAAAACACCGCAGTCGAGAAAGCCTCGCCTACAGAAAACGCAGTCGAAGGGACAAAAACAGTGACCCTCGCGAATGGCGCAAAGGTAATCTGGATGCAGGACAACCAGGGCGAAAAACTGAACCCGCGCAGCCTCTTCAGCGATGCAAGCGATTCGCTATTTGCAAGCCTGAACATGCCCGACGGCATCCCCGCCTCGGTGAGCACTTTCCTCGTGCAGGTCGATGGCAAGAACATCCTATTTGACGCGGGCCTCGGCGCCTTCGGCGGGCAGACGACGAAACGTCTCGAAGCGCTCGGCATAAACGCCGACGACATCACACTCATCTACCTGACGCATTTCCATGCAGACCATATCGCGGGCCTTATCACAAAGGACGGCGAAGGCAAAGACGTGAAGGTCTTCAAGAACGCGAGCGTCTATGCGGGCAAGGTGGAATACGACGCATGGATGAACGACATCCCGAAAAACGACTTGCAAAAAATGGTCATGGAAATCTACAAGGACAGCATTCATTTGTTCGCATTCGGCGACAGCCTCCCGAACGGAGTCCTCGCGTTTGATGCCATCGGGCACACTCCCGGCCATACCGTTTTCCAGTTCGGGAACCTGCTCGTGATCGGTGACCTGATGCACGGTTACGCCCTGCAGAAGGACCACCCCGAAATCAATTCCAACTACGACATGGACAAGGAAAAATCCATCGAGAGCCGCAAACGCATCATGCAATACGCCCGCGAAAACAAGCTCCTGATGGCGGGCATGCACCTGCCTCCCCCGGGATTTGCGGAATAGGTTAAGGTGTGAGTAGAAAAGGCTTCGCCTTGACTTTATAACCTTTCAGCGGAGAACAACATGCCAACCCAGAACAGAAAAGAAATCCTGAAAAAAGAGGGATATGTGGAAACCAGCGGTCCGGGCGGAACACGCCGCATATTCACGCCGGAAGAGTACAAAGCGTTCATGGAAGAAATTGATGCCTATCCCGACCAACACAAGGCTGACATGCTAAGGCGCATGCTGAAACCGGTGTATCACGAGCCCGAGAATAAAAAGGATTAAAAAACGGGTACTCGCCCTGTATTTTTTCTACATTTGCGCGCATGGATCTGGATTTCAACCGCAAGCTTTCCATCGCGCCGATGCTAGACTGCACCGACCGTCACGAGCGCTACTTTCTGCGGCTGATTTCCAAGCACATTCTGCTCTACAGCGAGATGGTTGTCGCAAACGCGGTGCTCCATGCAAAGCCGGAGCAGTTCCTCGGGCACGAAGCCTTCGAGCACCCCGCAGTTCTGCAGCTCGGGGGCAGCAACCCGGCCGACCTCGCGCAGGCAAGCAAACTCGTGGAATCCGCGGGTTTCCAGGAAGTGAACCTGAACTGCGGATGCCCTTCGGACCGCGTGCAGAACGGGAACTTCGGGGCTTGCCTCATGAAGGATAAGAACCTCGTGGCTGACTGCTTCAAGGCCATGCAGGACGCAGTTTCCATTCCCGTCTCCATCAAGTGCCGTATCGGGGTCGACGAGTTCGACAGCTGGGAATTCTTCACCGATTTTGTACAAACTATCCGCGATGCGGGTTGCAGGGTTTTCATCGTGCATGCGCGCAAGGCCTGGCTCCAGGGTTTAAGCCCCAAGGAGAACCGCGAGGTCCCGCCGCTGCACTACGACTTCGTACACCGCCTCAAGGCAGAGATG harbors:
- a CDS encoding MBL fold metallo-hydrolase codes for the protein MKKHLIPFVAAMVSLAVFGCSETKTPATENKAAETVEKPAPVENTAVEKASPTENAVEGTKTVTLANGAKVIWMQDNQGEKLNPRSLFSDASDSLFASLNMPDGIPASVSTFLVQVDGKNILFDAGLGAFGGQTTKRLEALGINADDITLIYLTHFHADHIAGLITKDGEGKDVKVFKNASVYAGKVEYDAWMNDIPKNDLQKMVMEIYKDSIHLFAFGDSLPNGVLAFDAIGHTPGHTVFQFGNLLVIGDLMHGYALQKDHPEINSNYDMDKEKSIESRKRIMQYARENKLLMAGMHLPPPGFAE
- a CDS encoding aspartoacylase — protein: MSLINSIVVSGGTHGNERTGVRLVEKWMDHPECYSACCPSAEVSLVLANPEAMRLNRRYRDFDLNRSFSQTCLDASFEPQQYEFRRARELNRIYGPKGANTKTDLLLDVHNTGSNMGLCLILSARDPFTMKASAVLTQEFDDAWIYYQPEERSASPYFGTVAKADVCIEIGPQQHGTLDARLFERTEKLVKRYLELADEWNRGELQKRAPIQVEVYTQLRDLGYPKAWAGAPIEAMIHPDLLGADYRELKKGDKLFRTFDGKDILYEGEADGRESVWPIFINEPAYYEKDIAMSLTIKTVEKW
- the dusA gene encoding tRNA dihydrouridine(20/20a) synthase DusA; translation: MDLDFNRKLSIAPMLDCTDRHERYFLRLISKHILLYSEMVVANAVLHAKPEQFLGHEAFEHPAVLQLGGSNPADLAQASKLVESAGFQEVNLNCGCPSDRVQNGNFGACLMKDKNLVADCFKAMQDAVSIPVSIKCRIGVDEFDSWEFFTDFVQTIRDAGCRVFIVHARKAWLQGLSPKENREVPPLHYDFVHRLKAEMPGLNISINGGIKTLDQVEEQLQDLDGVMVGREAYENPWFLRDADERIFNDLRPASDNPADIIAGKARPATRKALLEAYLPYVEKQTAEGCPATILVRHLYGLFTGLPGARKFRQMLSNNAPRAAQFGGAAALIRQAMDQVTE